Proteins encoded in a region of the Panicum hallii strain FIL2 chromosome 3, PHallii_v3.1, whole genome shotgun sequence genome:
- the LOC112886522 gene encoding histone-lysine N-methyltransferase, H3 lysine-9 specific SUVH1-like, with translation MYRASNFIPDPNQELLDAKPLRSLAPMFPAPMGVNVNQSSTPPLVCVTPVGQFPTGFGAGNLPAFGSFATFSATANGVSYAGTSANGPIDATPISAYKTRSSMSVDGDDEPYLGNQTFSSERKARRGRPPGSGASGADGSNGKFKRPKPTYKNFIAGKELAFLPSTSDQREIVESVHMTFEALRRRHLQMDETQDASRRADLKAGAIMMASNIRANSGKRVGTVPGVEIGDIFYFRMELCIIGLHAPSMGGIDYMTTKFGNDEDSVAICIVSAGGYENEDDDTDVLVYSGQGGNSRNTEERHDQKLERGNLALERSLHRKNEIRVVRGFKDPFCLTGKIYVYDGLYKIHESWKERTKSGINCFKYKLLREPGQRDGAAIWKMTQKWISNPATRGNVLLADLSSKAEMLPVCLVNEVDHDKGPGHFTYTNQVKYLRPLSSMKKLQGCGCQSVCLPGDPSCACGQHNGGDLPYSSSGLLACRKPIIYECGDSCNCSTNCRNRVTQKGARLHFEVFRTTNRGWGLRCWDPVRAGAFICEYAGEVIDELKVNLNDSEDDYTFQTVCPGDKTLKWNCGPELIGEDSTYVTADEFEPLPIKINAKNMGNVSRFMNHSCSPNVFWQPVQYDHGDDRHPHIMFFALKHIPPMTELTYDYGVAGAESSGSGSRRTKNCMCGSPNCRGLF, from the coding sequence ATGTACAGGGCCTCAAATTTCATACCTGATCCTAATCAGGAGCTCCTAGATGCCAAGCCATTAAGGTCTTTGGCTCCCATGTTCCCTGCGCCCATGGGAGTCAATGTTAATCAGTCAAGTACACCACCATTGGTCTGTGTCACTCCGGTTGGCCAATTCCCAACAGGGTTTGGTGCAGGGAACCTTCCTGCCTTTGGATCGTTTGCTACTTTCAGTGCCACTGCAAATGGAGTTTCTTATGCCGGCACCAGTGCCAACGGCCCCATCGATGCCACCCCTATCTCTGCATACAAGACGAGATCAAGCATGTCAGTTGATGGTGATGATGAGCCTTACTTGGGTAACCAAACTTTTTCATCTGAACGGAAGGCTAGGAGAGGCCGTCCTCCTGGTTCTGGTGCATCTGGTGCAGATGGCTCAAATGGTAAGTTCAAGCGCCCTAAGCCCACGTACAAGAATTTCATTGCTGGCAAGGAGCTTGCCTTTCTGCCATCTACATCCGATCAAAGGGAGATTGTGGAATCAGTTCACATGACCTTTGAGGCACTCCGGCGAAGACATCTGCAGATGGATGAAACACAGGATGCTAGCAGACGTGCAGACCTGAAGGCTGGCGCCATCATGATGGCCAGTAACATCAGGGCCAATTCGGGTAAGAGGGTAGGAACTGTCCCTGGAGTTGAGATAGGGGATATTTTCTATTTCAGGATGGAGCTGTGTATCATTGGGTTGCATGCACCTAGTATGGGAGGCATTGATTACATGACTACTAAGTTTGGAAATGATGAGGATTCTGTAGCGATATGTATCGTCTCTGCAGGCGGTTATGAGAATGAGGATGATGACACAGATGTGCTGGTGTACAGTGGTCAAGGGGGAAATAGTAGGAATACTGAGGAGAGGCATGATCAGAAGCTTGAGAGGGGTAACCTAGCTCTTGAGAGGAGTTTGCACAGGAAGAATGAGATAAGGGTTGTACGGGGCTTCAAGGATCCATTTTGCCTAACTGGGAAGATTTACGTATATGATGGTCTCTACAAGATTCATGAGTCCTGGAAGGAGAGAACAAAGTCTGGTATCAATTGCTTCAAGTACAAGCTGCTGCGTGAACCTGGACAGCGTGATGGAGCTGCAATATGGAAGATGACTCAGAAATGGATATCTAATCCTGCTACCAGAGGCAATGTTCTACTAGCCGATCTGTCATCCAAGGCTGAAATGTTGCCAGTTTGTCTTGTCAATGAGGTAGACCATGATAAAGGACCTGGACATTTCACCTATACTAATCAGGTCAAATACTTGAGGCCCCTTAGTTCTATGAAGAAGTTGCAGGGCTGCGGATGCCAGAGTGTTTGCCTGCCTGGTGATCCCAGTTGTGCTTGTGGACAACATAATGGAGGCGATTTACCTTACAGTTCATCAGGATTGTTGGCATGCCGCAAACCAATAATCTATGAATGTGGTGATTCTTGCAACTGCTCTACAAATTGCCGGAACAGAGTGACCCAAAAGGGAGCCAGGTTACATTTTGAGGTCTTCAGGACCACCAACCGAGGCTGGGGTCTTCGCTGCTGGGACCCTGTTCGTGCTGGAGCTTTTATATGTGAGTATGCCGGTGAGGTCATTGATGAGCTCAAAGTCAATCTCAACGATAGTGAAGATGATTACACTTTTCAGACTGTATGTCCTGGTGATAAGACTTTAAAATGGAATTGTGGGCCTGAACTGATAGGTGAGGATAGCACGTACGTAACAGCAGATGAATTTGAGCCACTGCCCATCAAGATAAATGCAAAGAACATGGGAAATGTCTCACGTTTCATGAACCACAGTTGCTCACCGAATGTCTTCTGGCAACCAGTTCAATATGACCATGGAGATGACAGGCATCCACATATAATGTTCTTTGCACTGAAGCATATTCCTCCCATGACAGAGCTGACTTATGACTATGGTGTTGCTGGAGCTGAGTCTAGTGGTTCAGGTTCTCGTAGAACGAAGAACTGCATGTGTGGATCACCAAACTGCCGGGGTTTATTTTGA
- the LOC112885271 gene encoding uncharacterized protein LOC112885271, protein MATIQTKHPPSSYFQDLQFHLFSDGVAQDHRAVPRFRRGVGGAAALGSGEGPSPARVEAGGREPRGREGGRPSSWRQRADPARPPRRRPAPPGAAARHPGLALPAAGGIIGIIQPLLPPLQGGALGGLLPAGASHAPPPPAECMTSLAAVAPCTDYLTNATAVATPPGECCDGLRAVVRDAPICLCHGTNGGMNRFLPRPVDPLRMAVLPLACGAVLPIQTLFLCNSNQVPPMLPPTPPATPPPVSP, encoded by the exons ATGGCCACCATACAAACAAAG CATCCTCCTAGCTCCTACTTCCAAGACCTCCAATTCCATCTCTTCAGCGATGGCGTCGCCCAAGATCATCGCGCTGTTCCTCGCTTTCGCCGTGGCGTCGGCGGCGCTGCAGCCCTCGGCAGCGGCGAGGGTCCAAGCCCAGCACGGGTTGAAGCCGGCGGCCGCGAGCCACGAGGCAGAGAAGGTGGCCGCCCAAGCAGCTGGCGGCAGCGCGCCGACCCCGCCCGGCCTCCccgccggcgtccagctcccCCCGGGGCTGCTGCCCGCCATCCTGGGCTTGCTCTTCCCGCCGCTGGCGGCATCATCGGCATCATCCAGCCGCTGCTCCCGCCGCTGCAGGGCGGCGCCCTGGGCGGCCTGCTGCCGGCCGGTGCCTCgcacgccccgccgccgccggcggagtGCATGACGTCGCTGGCGGCCGTGGCGCCGTGCACGGACTACCTCACCAACGCCACCGCCGTGGCGACTCCCCCCGGGGAGTGCTGCGACGGGCTCAGGGCCGTCGTCCGGGACGCGCCCATCTGCCTCTGCCACGGCACGAACGGCGGCATGAACCGGTTCCTGCCCAGGCCCGTCGACCCTCTCCGCATGGCCGTCCTCCCGCTTGCCTGCGGCGCCGTGCTGCCGATCCAAACGCTCTTCTTGTGCAACT CGAACCAGGTGCCGCCGATGTTGCCGCCCACCCCGCCTGCCACGCCTCCTCCAGTGTCACCGTAG
- the LOC112887880 gene encoding probable calcium-binding protein CML9 has product MAEKLTPEQADECKEIFDLFDADEDGRIATGELVTALRSLGQNVDEAEARRFLEDAGVPAGAAAIDLAAFLAVAARKMGARQSAERLAECFDVFDDARSGSIPAEQLRQVMVSHGDRLTEEEADAMLREADPRGEGRVEYKEYVKVLLRDKK; this is encoded by the exons ATGGCGGAGAAGCTGACGCCGGAGCAGGCCGACGAGTGCAAGGAGATCTTCGACCTGTTCGACGCCGACGAGGACG GTCGCATCGCCACGGGCGAGCTCGTGACGGCGCTGCGCTCGCTGGGCCAGAACGTGGAcgaggccgaggcgcggcgcTTCCTGGAGGACGCGGGCGTccccgcgggcgccgccgccatcgacctCGCGGCGTTcctggccgtggcggcgcgcaaGATGGGCGCCAGGCAGTCGGCGGAGCGCCTCGCGGAGTGCTTCGACGTGTTCGACGACGCCCGCAGCGGGTCCATCCCCGCGGAGCAGCTGCGGCAGGTGATGGTGAGCCACGGCGACCGGCtcacggaggaggaggccgaCGCGATGCTCCGCGAGGCCGACCCCCGCGGCGAGGGCCGCGTCGAGTACAAGGAGTACGTCAAGGTGCTGCTCAGGGACAAGAAATGA
- the LOC112887873 gene encoding SNF1-related protein kinase regulatory subunit beta-1-like isoform X3, with protein sequence MGNASAKEGENGHMASSPELAARNGGGSSSAGVAAARPPPLSPPDAVMLEQPPPVPYLFAPQVPVTPFQRPTEFSPVFNHSPINGTDESTTNHSQEKGIPTLITWSQGGNEVFLEGSWDNWTSRRALERSGKDHTILLVLPSGIYHYRMIVDGELRYIPEKPCVTDERGQLANLLDVHVRLCSRKSRQRSRIRGTSVTRAQLRPAISGRRGIRQGATHPPSPASHVCPW encoded by the exons ATGGGGAACGCGAGCGCCAAGGAAGGGGAGAACGGCCACATGGCGTCGTCGCCGGAGCTGGCGGCGCGCAACGGCGGCGGTAGCAGCTCCGCAGGGGTCGCCGCGGCGAGGCCGCCGCCGTTGTCGCCGCCGGACGCGGTGATGCTGGAGCAACCACCGCCCGTGCCCTACCTCTTCGCGCCGCAG GTTCCAGTGACGCCATTTCAGAGACCTACTGAATTTTCTCCTGTTTTCAACCATTCACCGATAAATGGAACAGATGAATCCACCACCAACCACTCCCAGGAGAAGGGGATTCCAACTCTGATTACATGGAGTCAAGGAGGAAATGAGGTGTTTCTGGAAGGATCATGGGATAACTGGACATCGAG GAGAGCATTAGAGAGGTCTGGCAAAGATCACACCATCTTACTGGTTCTGCCGTCTGGAATATATCATTACCGGATGATTGTGGACGGGGAATTGAGATACATCCCTGAGAAACCTTGTGTTACTGATGAGAGAGGACAACTGGCCAACCTCCTCGATGTCCATGTCA GATTATGTTCCAGAAAGTCTCGACAGCGTAGCAGAATTCGAGGCACCTCCGTCACCAGAGCACAGCTACGACCTGCAATATCCGGGAGACGAGGAATTCGCCAAGGAGCCACCCACCCTCCCTCCCCAGCTTCTCATGTCTGTCCTTGGTGA
- the LOC112887873 gene encoding SNF1-related protein kinase regulatory subunit beta-1-like isoform X2 yields the protein MGNASAKEGENGHMASSPDAVMLEQPPPVPYLFAPQVPVTPFQRPTEFSPVFNHSPINGTDESTTNHSQEKGIPTLITWSQGGNEVFLEGSWDNWTSRRALERSGKDHTILLVLPSGIYHYRMIVDGELRYIPEKPCVTDERGQLANLLDVHDYVPESLDSVAEFEAPPSPEHSYDLQYPGDEEFAKEPPTLPPQLLMSVLGDTDNTDDQAPKPQHVVLNHLFIEKGWGSQSLLALGVTHRFESKYVSFVLYKPLRR from the exons ATGGGGAACGCGAGCGCCAAGGAAGGGGAGAACGGCCACATGGCGTCGT CGCCGGACGCGGTGATGCTGGAGCAACCACCGCCCGTGCCCTACCTCTTCGCGCCGCAG GTTCCAGTGACGCCATTTCAGAGACCTACTGAATTTTCTCCTGTTTTCAACCATTCACCGATAAATGGAACAGATGAATCCACCACCAACCACTCCCAGGAGAAGGGGATTCCAACTCTGATTACATGGAGTCAAGGAGGAAATGAGGTGTTTCTGGAAGGATCATGGGATAACTGGACATCGAG GAGAGCATTAGAGAGGTCTGGCAAAGATCACACCATCTTACTGGTTCTGCCGTCTGGAATATATCATTACCGGATGATTGTGGACGGGGAATTGAGATACATCCCTGAGAAACCTTGTGTTACTGATGAGAGAGGACAACTGGCCAACCTCCTCGATGTCCAT GATTATGTTCCAGAAAGTCTCGACAGCGTAGCAGAATTCGAGGCACCTCCGTCACCAGAGCACAGCTACGACCTGCAATATCCGGGAGACGAGGAATTCGCCAAGGAGCCACCCACCCTCCCTCCCCAGCTTCTCATGTCTGTCCTTGGTGATACCGATAACACCGATGATCAAGCTCCAAAGCCACAGCATGTCGTCCTCAACCATCTGTTCATCGAGAAAGGGTGGGGATCGCAGTCGCTGCTCGCCCTTGGAGTCACTCACCGGTTCGAATCCAAGTATGTGAGCTTTGTGCTCTACAAACCGCTGAGGAGGTGA
- the LOC112887873 gene encoding SNF1-related protein kinase regulatory subunit beta-1-like isoform X1 → MGNASAKEGENGHMASSPELAARNGGGSSSAGVAAARPPPLSPPDAVMLEQPPPVPYLFAPQVPVTPFQRPTEFSPVFNHSPINGTDESTTNHSQEKGIPTLITWSQGGNEVFLEGSWDNWTSRRALERSGKDHTILLVLPSGIYHYRMIVDGELRYIPEKPCVTDERGQLANLLDVHDYVPESLDSVAEFEAPPSPEHSYDLQYPGDEEFAKEPPTLPPQLLMSVLGDTDNTDDQAPKPQHVVLNHLFIEKGWGSQSLLALGVTHRFESKYVSFVLYKPLRR, encoded by the exons ATGGGGAACGCGAGCGCCAAGGAAGGGGAGAACGGCCACATGGCGTCGTCGCCGGAGCTGGCGGCGCGCAACGGCGGCGGTAGCAGCTCCGCAGGGGTCGCCGCGGCGAGGCCGCCGCCGTTGTCGCCGCCGGACGCGGTGATGCTGGAGCAACCACCGCCCGTGCCCTACCTCTTCGCGCCGCAG GTTCCAGTGACGCCATTTCAGAGACCTACTGAATTTTCTCCTGTTTTCAACCATTCACCGATAAATGGAACAGATGAATCCACCACCAACCACTCCCAGGAGAAGGGGATTCCAACTCTGATTACATGGAGTCAAGGAGGAAATGAGGTGTTTCTGGAAGGATCATGGGATAACTGGACATCGAG GAGAGCATTAGAGAGGTCTGGCAAAGATCACACCATCTTACTGGTTCTGCCGTCTGGAATATATCATTACCGGATGATTGTGGACGGGGAATTGAGATACATCCCTGAGAAACCTTGTGTTACTGATGAGAGAGGACAACTGGCCAACCTCCTCGATGTCCAT GATTATGTTCCAGAAAGTCTCGACAGCGTAGCAGAATTCGAGGCACCTCCGTCACCAGAGCACAGCTACGACCTGCAATATCCGGGAGACGAGGAATTCGCCAAGGAGCCACCCACCCTCCCTCCCCAGCTTCTCATGTCTGTCCTTGGTGATACCGATAACACCGATGATCAAGCTCCAAAGCCACAGCATGTCGTCCTCAACCATCTGTTCATCGAGAAAGGGTGGGGATCGCAGTCGCTGCTCGCCCTTGGAGTCACTCACCGGTTCGAATCCAAGTATGTGAGCTTTGTGCTCTACAAACCGCTGAGGAGGTGA
- the LOC112887878 gene encoding uncharacterized protein LOC112887878: MAVAAVAVSASLCSSSDHLGLRPTSVNHHLGRSLLGGRIAGRCRRRRLTVLAAAGKPPGEAEEQVPAWAKPGAEEPPPWERKGGAVQGQEAGQVPFYAYLLASAVTAIAAIGSIFEYTNQRPVFGIVGSDSALYAPLLGFFVFTGIPTSGFLWFKAVQTANKDAEEQDRRDGFL, from the exons ATGGCGGTCGCGGCGGTGGCCGTCTCCGCCTCCCTGTGCAGCAGCTCAGATCACCTCGGTCTGAGGCCGACGTCTGTGAACCACCATCTCGGCCGCTCGCTCCTTGGGGGGCGAATCGCCGGACGATGTCGGCGCCGAAGGCTGACGGTCTTGGCCGCCGCTGGCAAGCCACCGGGGGAGGCAGAGGAGCAggtccccgcgtgggccaagcccggTGCTGAAGAGCCGCCGCCCTGGGAGCGCAAGGGCGGGGCCGTGCAGGGGCAGGAAGCCGGGCAGGTGCCGTTCTACGCATACCTGCTCGCGTCCGCGGtcaccgccatcgccgcc ATCGGCTCCATCTTCGAGTACACGAACCAGCGGCCGGTGTTCGGGATCGTCGGCTCCGACAGCGCCCTGTACGCGCCGCTCCTGGGCTTCTTCGTCTTCACCGGCATCCCGACCTCC GGATTTCTGTGGTTCAAGGCTGTGCAGACGGCGAACAAGGATGCCGAGGAGCAAGACCGCAGAGATGGATTTCTGTGA
- the LOC112887877 gene encoding calmodulin — protein sequence MADQLTDEQIAEFKEAFSLFDKDGDGCITTKELGTVMRSLGQNPTEAELQDMINEVDADGNGTIDFPEFLNLMARKMKDTDSEEELKEAFRVFDKDQNGFISAAELRHVMTNLGEKLTDEEVDEMIREADVDGDGQINYEEFVKVMMAK from the exons ATGGCGGACCAGCTCACCGACGAGCAGATCGCGGAGTTCAAGGAGGCGTTCAGCCTCTTCGACAAGGACGGCGACG GTTGCATCACTACCAAGGAGCTTGGAACTGTGATGCGCTCCCTTGGCCAGAACCCTACTGAAGCAGAGCTGCAGGACATGATCAACGAGGTTGATGCTGATGGCAACGGGACCATCGACTTCCCAGAGTTCCTGAACCTGATGGCAAGGAAGATGAAGGACACTGACTCTGAGGAGGAGCTCAAGGAGGCTTTCCGCGTCTTCGACAAGGACCAGAACGGTTTCATCTCGGCTGCTGAGCTCCGCCACGTCATGACCAACCTTGGTGAGAAGCTGACCGATGAGGAAGTCGACGAGATGATCCGCGAGGCTGATGTGGACGGTGATGGCCAGATCAACTATGAGGAGTTTGTTAAGGTTATGATGGCCAAGTGA